Part of the candidate division KSB1 bacterium genome, GCCATTCGCACCTGCTGCTGTCTGTGGTATAAATTTGCAATTAGCCCGCCAATTGCCACGGCGGTGGCAATAGACTCGTTATGTGATGGGATAACTCGGTCCATAAACTTTTTCAGTTCTGGCTGCTGAACGCACAGATCATTGAACTCTCCTAAGTTGTCCTGCAAACTTTTCAGTTGTTTTATCAAAAACGCCATCTCCTTTTGAGGGAAGAGCGCAGCATAGAATTCTAACAAATAGCGCAATTTTTTGCACTCAATGCGTAGTTTGTGTAGTTCTTCGTCAGGTGTTGAATCATTTATTACATTTCCTAAATTCATAACCTGATGGTACTGTTTGCATATAAATTTGCGGGCCAGGCTAACGACGGGTTTATTGGCGTTTTTTGCCTTTTCCTCGCCGCTTTCCGTAGTATTTAACAAAGTCTCCCATTGTGTCAGCATCTCATTATAGAATGCGCCATTTAGGGCCTGGACAAATTCATGGTGCTGTTTTTTCCTTTCTGCCTCGAGGAACTGAAAAAGCGGTTCCAGTTTTGGTCGCTGCTCTTCAGGTAGCATCGCTTTAAACCGTTCTTTATTAAGCAAATAAACGTCAAGATCGCGCAACTGGTTTGTTGATTTTCCGACGGCAGCAAAGTCCTTCTTAAAACGCCTGACGATTTCATCTGGAAAGATTCCTTTAATCTGAGTCAAAGCGGAGCGAGTACGCCGCACAGCCACTCTATAATCATGTAAAAACTCCGTATCAATATCAGTTTTGATGCCCGCCTCGTTTTGTCTCATCAGCTC contains:
- a CDS encoding CHAD domain-containing protein, producing MEKIQVANALQETPLINLVTLEPVRGYKKYQDDISQFLSNLGKKREAIKIFSMVLSAAGEQSGDYSSKLHIRLQSGMSAKQATVIILKRLLELMRQNEAGIKTDIDTEFLHDYRVAVRRTRSALTQIKGIFPDEIVRRFKKDFAAVGKSTNQLRDLDVYLLNKERFKAMLPEEQRPKLEPLFQFLEAERKKQHHEFVQALNGAFYNEMLTQWETLLNTTESGEEKAKNANKPVVSLARKFICKQYHQVMNLGNVINDSTPDEELHKLRIECKKLRYLLEFYAALFPQKEMAFLIKQLKSLQDNLGEFNDLCVQQPELKKFMDRVIPSHNESIATAVAIGGLIANLYHRQQQVRMAFSQKFQEFSQQENAELYQKLFR